A genome region from Variovorax paradoxus includes the following:
- a CDS encoding arabinose transporter: MSHPSTPSASSPASAPASAPTSGRHPAQGRLLLLAAVLFISYLCVGMSLPVVPVFVTGRLGLGNAWAGLGVGIAFLATVATRAHAGNLSDRRGAKPAVARGLLFYVAGALVSLFAGLPFLAPWTGFAVLLAGRLLIGLGESLVAVGVIGWGIGLVGPARSGHVLALVGAAIYGALAVGGPIGLALFARFGFAGTMAFGAALPALGLLAIWRLDGVPVHAGAQRPSFWRVVGSIGWHGAVVCLQGIGFAAIGAFFALHFLDRGWGHAGLGLTAFGSGFVLVRVLFGHLPDRVGGLPVAIGSLVVETLGQALIWRADGPVLALAGAFLTGLGCSMIFPAMGREVVRLVQPHLRGAALGGFSAFQDIAYGLTGPLAGLLADRAGYGNVFLVGTGSAGLGLLVALFLRRAQRRDGAGRS, encoded by the coding sequence ATGTCACATCCATCGACACCCTCTGCATCTTCGCCAGCTTCTGCGCCTGCTTCCGCGCCAACCTCCGGGCGCCACCCGGCGCAGGGCCGCCTGCTGCTCCTCGCGGCCGTCCTCTTCATTTCGTATCTCTGCGTCGGCATGTCCCTGCCCGTCGTGCCGGTCTTCGTGACGGGACGGCTCGGGCTCGGCAACGCCTGGGCGGGACTCGGCGTGGGCATCGCCTTCCTTGCCACCGTGGCCACGCGCGCGCATGCGGGCAACCTGTCGGACCGCCGCGGCGCCAAGCCCGCGGTGGCGCGCGGGCTGCTCTTCTACGTCGCCGGTGCGCTGGTCTCGCTGTTCGCGGGCCTTCCGTTTCTCGCGCCCTGGACGGGCTTCGCCGTGCTGCTCGCGGGCCGGCTGCTGATCGGCCTCGGCGAGAGCCTGGTCGCCGTCGGCGTGATCGGCTGGGGCATCGGCCTCGTCGGTCCCGCGCGCTCGGGCCATGTGCTGGCGCTGGTGGGCGCGGCCATCTACGGCGCGCTCGCCGTCGGAGGACCCATCGGCCTCGCATTGTTCGCCCGCTTCGGATTTGCCGGCACCATGGCCTTCGGCGCCGCGCTGCCCGCCCTCGGCCTGCTGGCGATCTGGCGCCTCGACGGCGTGCCCGTGCACGCGGGCGCGCAGCGTCCGTCGTTCTGGCGTGTGGTCGGCAGCATCGGATGGCATGGCGCGGTGGTCTGCCTGCAGGGCATCGGCTTCGCGGCGATCGGCGCGTTCTTCGCGCTGCATTTTCTCGATCGCGGCTGGGGCCACGCAGGACTCGGGCTGACGGCCTTCGGCAGCGGCTTCGTGCTGGTGCGCGTGCTCTTCGGCCACCTGCCGGACCGCGTGGGCGGGCTGCCCGTGGCCATCGGATCGCTGGTGGTCGAGACACTCGGACAGGCGCTGATCTGGCGCGCGGACGGGCCCGTGCTCGCATTGGCCGGCGCGTTCCTCACGGGCCTCGGCTGCTCGATGATCTTTCCAGCGATGGGCCGCGAGGTAGTGCGGCTCGTGCAGCCTCACCTGCGCGGCGCTGCGCTCGGCGGCTTCTCGGCCTTCCAGGACATCGCCTACGGCCTCACCGGGCCGCTCGCCGGCCTGCTGGCCGACCGGGCCGGATACGGCAATGTGTTCCTCGTCGGCACGGGGTCTGCGGGGCTGGGCTTGCTGGTTGCCCTGTTCCTTCGTCGTGCACAGCGCAGGGACGGCGCGGGCCGGTCCTGA
- a CDS encoding SDR family oxidoreductase codes for MNIFVTGATGWVGSAVVRELIDAGHRVAGLARSDDKAAALAAAGAQVVRGTLDDLGTLHGAADAADAVIHTAFDHDFSKFAENAQQDRRAIEALGNALLHTQRPLLVTSGLARLASGRAATEADMPPASSLRQSEAAAQAMAARGVRVSTVRLAPSVHGLGDHGFVPMLVRLAREKGVSAYLGEGLNRWAGVHRQDAARVFRLAVEQGAGEPVFHAVATEGVPLRHIAEVIGRRLGLPVEPRDREHFGWFADFAGADMFASSARTRAVLGWRPSCPDLLTDIDQPGYYGV; via the coding sequence ATGAACATATTCGTGACCGGCGCGACCGGTTGGGTCGGCTCGGCCGTGGTGCGCGAACTGATCGATGCGGGCCATCGCGTCGCGGGGCTCGCACGTTCCGATGACAAGGCGGCCGCGCTCGCCGCGGCGGGCGCACAGGTCGTGCGCGGCACGCTCGACGACCTCGGCACGCTGCACGGCGCAGCCGATGCCGCCGACGCGGTGATCCACACCGCCTTCGACCACGACTTCTCGAAGTTCGCCGAGAACGCGCAGCAGGACCGCCGCGCCATCGAGGCGCTGGGCAACGCGCTGCTGCACACGCAGCGGCCGCTGCTCGTGACCTCGGGGCTGGCGCGGCTCGCATCGGGCCGCGCCGCGACCGAGGCCGACATGCCCCCTGCGTCGTCGCTGCGGCAGTCGGAAGCCGCTGCACAGGCGATGGCCGCGCGCGGCGTGCGCGTGTCGACGGTGCGGCTCGCGCCTTCGGTGCACGGGCTCGGCGACCATGGCTTCGTTCCGATGCTGGTGCGCCTGGCGCGCGAGAAGGGCGTGTCCGCCTACCTCGGCGAAGGCCTGAACCGGTGGGCCGGCGTGCATCGGCAGGACGCCGCGCGCGTGTTCCGGCTCGCGGTCGAGCAGGGCGCCGGCGAGCCGGTGTTCCACGCGGTCGCCACCGAAGGCGTGCCGTTGCGCCACATCGCCGAAGTGATCGGCCGGCGCCTCGGCCTGCCGGTCGAGCCGCGCGACCGCGAGCATTTCGGATGGTTCGCCGATTTCGCGGGCGCCGACATGTTCGCCTCGAGCGCTCGCACCCGGGCCGTGCTGGGGTGGCGGCCGTCCTGCCCCGACCTCCTCACGGACATCGACCAGCCCGGCTACTACGGCGTGTAG